A window of Dyella terrae contains these coding sequences:
- the prfA gene encoding peptide chain release factor 1, with protein MTPSIRRKLETLAERHEEIGLLLAQPEVLADGARFRDLSREYAQLEPVVLSLREHDDAERQRVEARTLLDDPDMRELAQDDIQRLDARLLALDQELQILLLPKDPRDEANLFLEVRAGTGGDEAAIFAGDMFRMYLRYAERQRWQVEILSENPGEHGGYKEVVARIEGKGAYSKLKFESGVHCVKRVPATESQGRVHTSTATVAVLPEMDEIDAIDIAASDIKVDTFRASGAGGQHVNKTDSAIRITHLPSGIVVECQDERSQHKNRARAMSLLKARLLDEAQSKQTAEQAESRRLQVGSGARSQRIRTYRYKDNLVTDHRIGLDLYRLPEIMQGDLDELIDTLTREFQADELKSLTAT; from the coding sequence ATGACTCCGTCCATTCGTCGCAAGCTCGAAACCCTCGCCGAACGCCACGAAGAAATCGGCCTGCTCCTGGCGCAGCCGGAAGTGCTGGCCGACGGTGCGCGATTCCGCGATCTCTCGCGCGAGTACGCGCAACTCGAACCGGTCGTCCTCTCGCTGCGCGAGCACGATGACGCCGAGCGCCAGCGCGTCGAGGCTCGCACCTTGCTCGACGATCCTGACATGCGCGAACTGGCGCAGGACGACATCCAGCGCCTGGATGCTCGCTTGCTGGCGCTGGACCAGGAGCTCCAGATCCTGCTCCTGCCCAAGGACCCGCGCGACGAGGCCAATCTCTTCCTCGAAGTGCGCGCCGGCACCGGTGGCGACGAGGCCGCGATCTTCGCCGGCGATATGTTCCGCATGTACCTGCGCTATGCCGAACGCCAGCGCTGGCAGGTGGAGATCCTCAGCGAGAACCCTGGCGAGCATGGTGGTTACAAGGAAGTTGTCGCGCGCATCGAGGGCAAGGGTGCTTATTCGAAGCTAAAGTTCGAATCGGGCGTCCATTGCGTCAAGCGCGTGCCTGCCACCGAATCGCAGGGTCGCGTGCACACGTCGACGGCGACGGTCGCCGTGCTGCCGGAGATGGATGAAATCGACGCCATCGACATTGCGGCGTCCGACATCAAGGTGGACACTTTCCGCGCATCCGGCGCGGGTGGCCAGCACGTCAACAAGACCGACTCGGCCATCCGCATTACCCACCTGCCTTCTGGCATCGTGGTGGAGTGCCAGGACGAACGCAGCCAGCACAAGAACCGCGCGCGGGCGATGAGTCTGCTCAAGGCGCGCCTGCTCGACGAGGCGCAGTCCAAGCAAACGGCCGAACAGGCCGAGTCCCGTCGCCTGCAGGTCGGCAGCGGCGCGCGCAGCCAGCGCATCCGCACCTACCGCTACAAGGACAATCTGGTCACCGACCACCGCATCGGGCTGGACCTTTATCGCCTCCCCGAAATCATGCAGGGCGACCTGGACGAACTGATCGATACGCTGACCCGCGAATTCCAGGCCGACGAACTGAAGAGCCTCACGGCCACCTAA